Proteins from a single region of Acidiferrobacteraceae bacterium:
- a CDS encoding EAL domain-containing protein, whose protein sequence is MNRISVRLILAGAIYIMGNLAMILVYVSGEVYKKNVLASQQQLIRNIVTAKLRDVQHRLQKEMDVVAQRLSDRAFAHRRSLGGQVLTGPRAFGGLRIDDLTSDTDSVQAVFLYDSELKHPVEIGGGLNTGLTASMCPEVRNGFGGKGTAALAKRRAATCIVDGQLFYVLFSRIGDAGRYTFAQIVADPVSEIGNALKDMHMSGRIVFRNGVIAFQSEDGSPRKRDKDGLITVDVPLGISLHGTPVKVTVVHDIAETISALQKTSYVVMIAAAAVTLLTILLFMRVLQRTTLDPLTELTLHVRKIREDRSQLGRRLVASGNAEVYELAEGFNEMTMKLRGLYESLEKMAFMDTLTKLPNRALFNDRLEQAILWAKRQKKPFMVAIMDLDRFKEINDTLGHQVGDSILQQVGLRLLNHLRESDTVAMLGGDEYALLLQSTDEPAAGKLVRNVLDALKEPFDTGSRKIYIGASFGLAGYPDHGNSATALMQKADIAMYAAKRSKTGYAVYEREYDRDSQLDLVSDLRRASGIKEFTFFYQPKVGMSQNRVEGVEMLARWQRSGQDVATPDVFIPLLEQTGQIRELTSLALNEALKQHRDWRDHGYSIPVAVNLSTQDLKDPQIVGQIASLLDQYSVLAGMLEIEITESTIMDDPVRTLDVLHRIAALGVTLTIDDFGTGYSSLSYLKQLPVRCVKIDRSFVAGMVEDRNDATIVRTSIDLAHNLGMKVVAEGVESLETLNLLADLGCDSAQGYFISTPVPPANLIPWMVQSPWATSLAAYPPARKATPE, encoded by the coding sequence ATGAACCGAATCTCCGTACGCCTGATCCTCGCCGGTGCAATCTATATCATGGGCAACCTGGCCATGATATTGGTCTATGTCAGTGGCGAGGTCTACAAGAAGAACGTACTCGCCAGTCAGCAACAGCTGATCCGCAATATCGTTACCGCGAAACTCCGGGACGTCCAGCACCGCCTGCAAAAAGAAATGGATGTCGTTGCCCAGCGCCTGTCGGATCGGGCCTTTGCGCATCGTCGCAGCCTTGGTGGGCAAGTCCTGACCGGCCCCCGGGCCTTTGGAGGCCTGCGAATCGATGACCTGACCTCCGATACGGATTCCGTTCAGGCCGTGTTTCTCTACGACTCGGAGCTTAAGCATCCGGTGGAGATCGGTGGCGGGCTGAACACCGGTCTGACGGCCTCCATGTGCCCCGAGGTCCGGAACGGCTTCGGTGGAAAGGGCACAGCCGCTCTCGCCAAGCGGAGAGCCGCTACTTGTATCGTCGACGGACAACTTTTCTATGTCCTGTTTTCGCGTATCGGCGACGCCGGAAGGTATACGTTCGCACAGATCGTGGCGGATCCGGTATCCGAAATCGGGAACGCCCTGAAAGACATGCATATGTCCGGGCGCATCGTGTTCCGCAACGGCGTGATTGCATTCCAGTCGGAAGACGGGTCGCCACGCAAGAGGGACAAGGACGGCCTGATCACAGTCGATGTGCCTCTGGGCATTTCCCTGCACGGAACGCCAGTGAAGGTCACCGTAGTGCATGACATTGCGGAAACCATCAGCGCGCTGCAAAAAACCAGCTATGTCGTCATGATTGCCGCGGCCGCGGTTACGCTACTGACCATCCTTCTGTTCATGCGCGTTCTGCAACGGACGACGCTGGATCCGCTGACGGAACTCACCTTGCACGTGCGCAAGATCCGGGAGGATCGGAGTCAGCTGGGGCGGCGTCTCGTAGCCAGTGGCAATGCGGAAGTCTACGAACTGGCGGAGGGATTCAACGAGATGACCATGAAACTCCGGGGTCTGTACGAGAGCCTGGAGAAGATGGCGTTTATGGACACGTTGACCAAATTGCCGAACCGCGCATTGTTCAACGATCGGCTGGAACAGGCCATCCTGTGGGCCAAGCGCCAGAAGAAACCCTTCATGGTGGCCATCATGGATCTGGACCGCTTCAAGGAGATCAACGATACGCTGGGCCATCAGGTTGGGGACAGTATCCTGCAGCAGGTCGGGCTCCGACTGCTCAACCACCTGCGGGAAAGTGATACGGTGGCAATGCTGGGCGGTGACGAGTACGCCCTACTCCTTCAATCCACAGATGAACCTGCTGCCGGCAAGCTGGTCCGGAATGTACTCGATGCCCTGAAAGAGCCTTTCGACACGGGATCGAGGAAGATCTACATCGGCGCCAGCTTCGGTCTTGCCGGATATCCGGATCACGGAAACAGTGCGACCGCCCTGATGCAGAAGGCGGATATCGCCATGTATGCGGCGAAGCGCTCAAAAACCGGCTACGCCGTATACGAGCGGGAATACGACCGGGACAGCCAGCTGGACCTGGTGAGCGATCTTCGGCGCGCCTCCGGAATCAAGGAATTCACGTTTTTCTATCAGCCAAAGGTCGGAATGTCGCAGAACCGGGTCGAAGGCGTCGAGATGCTGGCGCGCTGGCAGCGATCCGGACAGGACGTGGCGACGCCGGATGTCTTTATTCCCCTGCTTGAGCAGACGGGGCAGATTCGCGAACTGACCAGTCTTGCCCTGAATGAGGCCCTGAAACAGCATCGCGATTGGCGAGACCATGGATACTCCATCCCGGTGGCGGTGAATCTGTCGACCCAGGATCTGAAGGATCCACAAATCGTGGGGCAGATTGCTTCGCTTCTGGACCAATACTCCGTGCTTGCGGGCATGCTGGAAATCGAAATCACCGAGAGCACGATCATGGACGACCCGGTTCGTACCCTGGACGTGCTGCACCGGATCGCGGCTCTGGGCGTTACGCTGACGATCGACGATTTTGGTACGGGGTATTCCTCTTTGTCCTATTTGAAGCAGCTACCCGTCCGATGCGTCAAGATCGACCGTTCTTTCGTGGCGGGCATGGTGGAAGACCGGAACGACGCGACCATCGTGCGGACCAGTATCGATCTGGCACACAACCTGGGTATGAAAGTGGTGGCAGAAGGTGTGGAATCGCTGGAGACCCTGAATCTGCTGGCGGACCTCGGCTGCGACAGTGCGCAAGGCTATTTCATCAGTACACCGGTGCCACCCGCGAATCTGATTCCGTGGATGGTCCAGTCGCCGTGGGCTACGTCGCTGGCTGCCTACCCGCCTGCCCGAAAGGCTACGCCCGAATAG
- the cfa gene encoding cyclopropane fatty acyl phospholipid synthase, with amino-acid sequence MPQGRYQKKAEELFATADVQINGDRPWDIQVHDDRAFTRWLAEGTLGFGESFMDGWWDSPRLDELILRLVRARLDQHVRTLGMLWHAMGARLFNLQTRRRAYEVGRKHYDVGNRLYEIMLGDRMMYSCGYWKEADTLDEAQEAKLDLICRKLDIQPGMRVLDVGCGWGGAAQFVAERYGAEVVGVTISAEQAKLARDRCAGLPVDIRLEDYRSTQGQFDRIYSIGMFEHVGYKNYGTYIDAVRRLLTKDGRFLLHTIGGNYSVRDTDPWIRKYIFPNSMLPSIAQIGKSIERRFVMEDWHNFGPDYDRTLMSWWSRFDENWDKLKSDYDQRFYRMWKFYILSSAGLFRCRENQLWQIVLTRNGMPEGFPAVR; translated from the coding sequence ATGCCCCAAGGCCGATACCAGAAAAAGGCAGAAGAATTATTCGCGACGGCGGACGTGCAGATCAACGGTGACCGCCCCTGGGATATTCAGGTCCACGACGACCGCGCATTTACCCGCTGGCTCGCCGAGGGCACGCTCGGTTTCGGTGAGTCGTTCATGGACGGCTGGTGGGACAGTCCGCGGCTGGATGAGTTGATCCTTCGCCTGGTGCGTGCCCGCCTCGATCAACACGTTCGCACCCTGGGAATGTTGTGGCACGCCATGGGCGCGCGCCTGTTCAATCTCCAGACCCGTCGGCGTGCGTACGAAGTCGGTCGCAAACACTACGATGTCGGCAATCGGCTGTACGAAATCATGCTGGGCGACCGGATGATGTACAGCTGCGGGTACTGGAAGGAGGCCGATACCCTGGACGAGGCCCAGGAAGCCAAACTGGATCTGATCTGTCGCAAGCTGGATATTCAGCCGGGCATGCGCGTTCTTGATGTGGGTTGTGGCTGGGGCGGCGCGGCGCAGTTTGTTGCCGAGAGATACGGGGCAGAGGTCGTCGGCGTGACCATTTCGGCGGAGCAGGCGAAGCTGGCGCGCGACCGATGCGCGGGACTGCCGGTGGATATCCGTCTGGAAGACTACCGTTCCACCCAGGGTCAATTCGACCGAATCTACTCCATCGGCATGTTCGAGCACGTGGGATACAAGAACTATGGTACTTATATAGACGCCGTCCGGCGCCTTCTGACCAAAGATGGGCGATTTCTCTTGCACACCATCGGGGGTAATTACTCGGTTCGGGATACAGATCCGTGGATTCGAAAGTACATTTTCCCCAATTCCATGTTGCCCTCCATCGCCCAGATCGGGAAAAGTATCGAGCGGCGGTTCGTCATGGAGGACTGGCACAACTTCGGCCCGGACTACGACCGGACGCTGATGAGCTGGTGGAGCCGATTCGACGAGAACTGGGACAAGCTGAAATCGGATTACGACCAGCGCTTCTACCGCATGTGGAAATTCTACATCTTGTCCAGCGCTGGCCTGTTCCGGTGCCGCGAAAACCAGTTGTGGCAGATCGTCCTAACCCGAAACGGCATGCCAGAAGGTTTTCCCGCAGTCCGCTAG
- a CDS encoding class I SAM-dependent methyltransferase, whose amino-acid sequence MSKSNKQNRKTPSSSRAQSADIHDLYQQSVQAPEADIEFFTETYEQLRGKKPLTMREDFCGTALLSVEWCQSDPERLAFGIDLSEETLDWGREHNIIPAGESVAQRITLRHGNVLDPVEEKVDITCALNFSYCIFKTRDLLRQYFENARAGLAPDGILVLDLFGGTETIDILEEERDVDDADFTYVWDQDRYNPITNEILCYIHFNFPDGSKLERAFTYDWRLWTIPEVREILTEAGFSKVHVYWEEFEESDDEDDDELEGTGRYQDVEEVENQESWVIYIVAER is encoded by the coding sequence ATGTCAAAGAGCAACAAACAGAATCGGAAGACCCCGTCCTCTTCCCGCGCGCAGAGCGCCGATATCCACGATCTGTACCAACAGTCCGTTCAGGCGCCGGAAGCGGATATCGAATTTTTCACTGAAACCTATGAACAACTTCGCGGGAAGAAACCCCTCACTATGCGCGAGGATTTTTGCGGTACCGCGCTGTTGTCCGTGGAGTGGTGCCAGAGTGATCCGGAACGACTCGCCTTCGGCATCGACCTATCGGAAGAGACCCTGGACTGGGGGCGCGAACACAATATCATCCCCGCCGGCGAATCCGTGGCACAACGCATCACCCTGCGCCATGGCAACGTCCTTGATCCGGTGGAGGAAAAAGTTGACATCACCTGCGCCCTGAATTTCAGCTACTGCATATTCAAGACCCGGGACCTGCTTCGACAGTATTTTGAAAACGCACGTGCCGGACTGGCCCCGGATGGAATCCTGGTCCTCGATCTTTTCGGCGGGACAGAAACCATCGACATCCTCGAGGAAGAACGGGATGTGGATGACGCGGATTTCACCTATGTGTGGGACCAGGACCGATACAACCCCATCACGAATGAAATTCTCTGCTACATCCATTTCAACTTCCCCGACGGCTCGAAGTTGGAACGTGCCTTCACCTATGACTGGCGCCTGTGGACGATCCCCGAAGTGCGCGAAATTCTGACCGAGGCCGGATTCAGCAAGGTGCACGTCTACTGGGAAGAATTCGAGGAAAGCGACGACGAGGATGACGACGAGCTGGAAGGCACCGGTCGTTACCAGGACGTGGAAGAAGTGGAGAACCAGGAATCCTGGGTGATCTATATCGTGGCTGAACGGTAA